One Streptomyces sp. R28 DNA window includes the following coding sequences:
- a CDS encoding ROK family protein yields the protein MTAPLHEAHPAGPGRALPNTQQGMRRRNLARVMHTVSAEGPLSRAAVASHIGLTRAAVSTLVDELIRSGLLEELGPERPGRVGRPGSALAVSGHGPAGIGAEIGVDHLAVCAVDLRGKVRSRAVRHGANRGRAPEPVIEELTELLRQVLAEAEREGLWPAGLAVAVPGLVARDARTVVRAPNLDWRDTDLGALLPVDFPLTVGNEANFGALAELWLGDGTARDFLHVSAEIGIGAAVVVDGGLLHGTRGFAGELGHVPVQPDGPECPCGGRGCLEQYAGEEAVLRAAGLESDEDRVGLLAGRAAEGDEDVRRALRDAGTALGVALTGAVNLLDPESVVLGGALAGLAPWLLPSLEAELDRRTAGAACPVSVSRLGPEGPLLGAAHSVVRAVLDDPVAVAVAEQA from the coding sequence ATGACCGCACCGCTGCACGAGGCCCACCCGGCCGGCCCCGGCCGGGCGCTGCCCAACACCCAACAGGGCATGCGCCGCCGCAACCTCGCGCGGGTCATGCACACCGTGAGTGCCGAGGGGCCGCTCTCGCGGGCCGCCGTCGCCTCCCACATAGGCCTGACCCGAGCCGCGGTGTCCACGCTCGTCGACGAGCTGATCCGCTCGGGACTGCTGGAGGAACTCGGTCCCGAGCGGCCCGGCCGGGTGGGCCGTCCCGGGTCGGCGCTGGCCGTCAGCGGGCACGGACCAGCCGGGATCGGCGCGGAGATCGGTGTCGACCACCTCGCCGTCTGCGCGGTCGATCTGCGCGGCAAGGTGCGGTCCAGGGCGGTGCGGCACGGCGCGAACCGCGGCCGGGCCCCCGAACCGGTCATCGAGGAACTGACCGAGCTGTTGCGCCAGGTTCTCGCCGAGGCCGAGCGCGAAGGGCTGTGGCCCGCCGGGCTGGCGGTCGCGGTGCCGGGTCTGGTCGCGCGGGACGCCCGTACGGTCGTACGCGCGCCGAACCTCGACTGGCGCGACACGGACCTCGGTGCTCTGCTGCCGGTGGACTTTCCGCTCACCGTGGGCAACGAGGCCAACTTCGGCGCACTCGCCGAGCTCTGGCTCGGCGACGGAACCGCGCGTGACTTCCTGCACGTGTCGGCGGAGATCGGCATCGGTGCGGCAGTCGTGGTGGACGGCGGGCTGCTGCATGGAACCCGTGGTTTCGCCGGCGAGTTGGGGCATGTACCGGTCCAGCCGGACGGGCCCGAGTGCCCGTGCGGGGGGCGGGGGTGTCTGGAGCAGTACGCCGGTGAGGAGGCGGTGCTGCGTGCGGCAGGTCTGGAGTCGGACGAGGACCGCGTCGGGCTGCTCGCCGGGCGTGCCGCCGAGGGCGACGAGGACGTACGGCGGGCCCTGCGCGACGCGGGAACGGCGCTCGGCGTCGCGCTGACGGGCGCGGTCAATCTGCTGGACCCCGAGAGCGTGGTGCTGGGCGGCGCGCTGGCCGGGCTCGCGCCCTGGCTGCTGCCGTCGCTGGAGGCCGAGCTGGACCGGCGCACCGCGGGGGCCGCCTGTCCGGTGTCCGTGTCGCGGCTGGGTCCCGAGGGGCCGTTGTTGGGGGCCGCGCACTCTGTGGTGCGAGCGGTCCTGGACGATCCGGTGGCGGTGGCCGTGGCGGAACAGGCCTGA
- a CDS encoding immunity 49 family protein produces MRNVTCHLVGEQRLAEALDDIDGRAYTRWHSLRYGSISPTLIRAMADELLDHVAARTVTEPGLDAAAGTVAVTAAECVHGVLSIMCFPSGDQELRFPLVGERISTDPDDDEFGDGPITFRDVVKEAPTARTWLDMFEMCVVSGHVWDWERGTGLLLRGDYAPAIRDGVPYNRYTSVSDPADLAAMDALCPYLTEAAGHLPRDWPTVALRKPDAGERAEAARRLDEVGDALSADQRLLRVLLDDDQHAFEDALVARLVAYRESVEADAGDPAPRSLLPLGTLALACLAVQVHGWELGVRSGYLPYGLLGSPDAPRRAAEGKGNNLGCWAEEAVADRLGRCR; encoded by the coding sequence GTGCGGAATGTGACATGCCATCTGGTCGGCGAGCAGCGGTTGGCCGAGGCGCTCGATGACATCGACGGGCGGGCCTACACGCGGTGGCACTCGCTGCGGTACGGCAGCATTTCGCCGACGCTGATCCGGGCCATGGCGGACGAACTGCTCGACCATGTCGCCGCGCGAACGGTGACGGAGCCGGGGCTCGACGCTGCGGCCGGCACGGTCGCCGTCACCGCCGCGGAGTGTGTCCACGGAGTGCTGAGCATCATGTGCTTCCCGAGCGGGGACCAGGAACTCCGGTTCCCCCTCGTCGGGGAGCGGATCAGCACGGACCCGGACGACGACGAGTTCGGGGACGGGCCCATCACCTTCCGGGACGTCGTCAAGGAGGCGCCCACCGCGCGGACCTGGCTCGACATGTTCGAGATGTGTGTCGTCAGCGGGCATGTGTGGGACTGGGAGCGGGGCACTGGGCTGCTGCTGCGCGGCGACTACGCGCCCGCCATCCGTGACGGCGTGCCCTACAACCGGTACACCTCCGTCTCCGACCCCGCCGACCTCGCCGCCATGGACGCCCTGTGCCCCTATCTCACCGAGGCGGCCGGGCATCTGCCCCGCGACTGGCCTACGGTTGCGCTGCGCAAGCCGGACGCCGGGGAGCGCGCGGAGGCCGCCCGGCGGCTCGACGAGGTCGGCGACGCGCTGAGTGCGGACCAGCGGCTGCTCCGCGTACTCCTCGACGACGACCAGCACGCCTTCGAGGACGCCCTCGTCGCCCGGCTGGTCGCGTACCGGGAGAGCGTCGAGGCCGATGCCGGTGATCCCGCGCCCCGGTCCCTCCTCCCCCTCGGCACCCTCGCCCTGGCCTGCCTCGCCGTCCAGGTCCATGGGTGGGAACTCGGTGTCCGGTCCGGGTATCTGCCGTACGGTCTGCTGGGATCGCCGGACGCGCCGCGCCGGGCGGCGGAGGGGAAGGGGAACAACTTGGGCTGCTGGGCCGAAGAAGCGGTGGCAGATCGTCTCGGCCGGTGCCGGTGA
- a CDS encoding APC family permease — protein sequence MSGDKAGQGAAGLRRDAIGLREVLFQSITAMAPAAAVAASIPAGAAFAGGSLPLSVLIALVACLFTASCVAELARELPAAGSVSTYVAQGLHPTVGFLVGWGYVFVEALVPPLLLLQLGFTTAATLHQEWSSYPADLWWPWALAGAAIIAVSGYLGVRASARFGTVLGIFEVLVLVVFAVWLIGKAGGDNTLSVFGTSHTPEGYEGLSGVFAGSVYTVLAFAGFEAAAPLAEETRNPRRTMHRAVLGAALGIGLFYVLTTYAMSVYYGPDRFGEFGASGAASWEGVARASFGLFWVLVFLAVVNSAIANANACANVSTRTAFALARIRVLPRFLAVLHPKYRSPVAGIAVQTVVAVGAVLGLGLAYDPVTAFLLLATVIVTVVIGVYIMVNLACAGYFLRRRREALKPVRHLLLPVLGIAAFVPALLTAAGLPVFDFVSELTAPVSYAGPVVGVWMAAGVVVLLVLIRRHPGRIAETARVHLDDPSPTGLPQNGAVQR from the coding sequence ATGTCGGGGGACAAGGCGGGGCAAGGGGCTGCAGGGCTGCGGCGCGACGCGATCGGGTTGCGCGAGGTCCTGTTCCAGAGCATCACGGCCATGGCGCCGGCCGCGGCGGTCGCGGCGTCCATTCCGGCGGGTGCCGCCTTCGCGGGCGGAAGCCTGCCGCTGTCGGTGCTGATCGCGCTGGTCGCGTGTCTGTTCACGGCGTCGTGCGTCGCCGAGCTGGCGCGGGAACTGCCGGCCGCGGGCTCGGTGTCCACGTATGTGGCGCAGGGGCTGCATCCCACCGTGGGTTTCCTCGTCGGCTGGGGCTACGTGTTCGTCGAGGCGCTCGTCCCGCCGCTGCTGCTTCTGCAGTTGGGCTTCACGACGGCGGCCACGCTGCACCAGGAGTGGTCGTCGTATCCGGCGGACCTGTGGTGGCCGTGGGCGCTCGCGGGTGCCGCGATCATCGCCGTCTCCGGGTACTTGGGGGTACGTGCCTCCGCACGGTTCGGCACGGTTCTCGGGATCTTCGAGGTTCTCGTCCTCGTGGTGTTCGCCGTCTGGCTGATCGGCAAGGCGGGCGGGGACAACACGCTGTCCGTGTTCGGGACGTCGCACACCCCGGAGGGCTACGAGGGACTCAGCGGAGTGTTCGCCGGGTCGGTCTACACGGTGCTCGCCTTCGCCGGATTCGAGGCCGCGGCACCGCTGGCCGAGGAGACGCGGAACCCTCGCCGGACGATGCACCGCGCGGTGCTCGGCGCGGCCCTCGGCATCGGCCTGTTCTACGTGCTCACCACCTACGCCATGAGCGTGTACTACGGGCCGGACCGCTTCGGGGAGTTCGGGGCTTCCGGCGCCGCGTCCTGGGAGGGCGTGGCCCGCGCATCCTTCGGGCTGTTCTGGGTGCTGGTGTTCCTGGCGGTGGTCAACTCGGCCATTGCCAACGCCAACGCGTGTGCCAACGTCTCCACCCGGACCGCGTTCGCCCTGGCCCGCATCCGCGTCCTGCCACGCTTCCTGGCCGTGCTGCACCCCAAGTACCGCTCCCCCGTCGCCGGTATCGCCGTACAGACCGTCGTCGCGGTCGGCGCCGTACTGGGGCTGGGGTTGGCCTACGACCCGGTGACGGCGTTCCTGCTGCTGGCCACGGTGATCGTGACGGTCGTGATCGGCGTGTACATCATGGTGAACCTCGCTTGTGCCGGCTACTTCCTGCGCCGCAGGCGCGAGGCGCTCAAGCCCGTACGGCATCTGCTCCTGCCCGTCCTCGGCATCGCCGCGTTCGTGCCCGCGCTGCTGACCGCGGCGGGACTGCCCGTCTTCGACTTCGTCTCCGAGCTGACCGCGCCCGTGTCGTACGCGGGACCTGTGGTCGGTGTGTGGATGGCGGCCGGGGTCGTCGTACTGCTCGTGCTGATACGGCGCCACCCCGGGCGGATAGCCGAGACCGCCCGTGTGCACCTCGACGACCCCTCCCCCACCGGCCTTCCGCAGAACGGAGCTGTGCAGCGATGA
- a CDS encoding GAF domain-containing protein, with protein MSPAAPPSREAELTDPWVALEPGADPSERVQVLRRAHETFTEVGTVPQPVRAVVADSWRRSARAGVGPDGTASVELADGDLGAYRAEHPLARVMPLFRELLGTFAADGEHLLAVCDAHGRLLWVEGHPTTRRRAGLMNFVPGARWAETAVGTNAPGTAVAVDRPVQVFAAEHFIRQVQPWTCAAAPVHDPRTGRVLGAVDITGGDGLAHPHSLGFVQAVARAAESHLALLAPPGPAADTPELSALGRDEAQFLSGGRRVRLSRRHSEILVLLARHPEGLTGDELLCALYEDESVTPVTLRAELARLRRILGPGLLGSRPYRLTVPVESDVAVVERRLETGAVTGAAMAYAGPLLPGSQAPAVVRLRRRLADGLRTALIARRDPDLLADWAHAPWGEDDLEVWRALAMVRPTAAVRSRLTALESELSALSARPARPVWERRPQR; from the coding sequence ATGTCCCCAGCCGCACCGCCTTCCCGGGAGGCCGAGTTGACCGATCCGTGGGTGGCCCTGGAACCTGGGGCCGACCCTTCCGAGCGTGTACAGGTACTGCGTCGTGCGCATGAGACGTTCACCGAGGTGGGGACGGTGCCACAGCCGGTGCGTGCCGTGGTGGCCGACTCGTGGCGGCGTTCCGCGCGGGCCGGTGTCGGTCCGGACGGGACCGCGAGCGTGGAGCTGGCCGACGGGGATCTCGGCGCCTACCGCGCGGAGCATCCGCTGGCGCGGGTGATGCCGCTGTTCCGGGAGCTGCTGGGCACGTTCGCCGCCGACGGCGAGCATCTGCTAGCGGTGTGCGACGCGCACGGCAGGCTGCTGTGGGTCGAGGGCCATCCGACGACCCGGCGCAGGGCGGGGCTGATGAACTTCGTGCCGGGCGCGCGATGGGCGGAGACCGCGGTCGGGACGAACGCACCGGGCACGGCGGTCGCCGTGGACCGGCCGGTGCAGGTGTTCGCGGCCGAGCACTTCATCCGCCAGGTCCAACCCTGGACCTGTGCGGCGGCGCCAGTGCACGATCCACGCACCGGGCGGGTGCTCGGGGCGGTGGACATCACCGGCGGCGACGGGCTCGCGCATCCGCACAGCCTGGGGTTCGTGCAGGCGGTCGCGCGTGCGGCGGAGTCCCATCTGGCGCTGCTCGCCCCGCCGGGGCCCGCGGCCGACACACCGGAGCTGTCCGCGCTGGGCCGAGACGAGGCGCAGTTCCTCAGCGGCGGGCGCCGGGTCAGGCTCAGCCGTCGGCACAGCGAGATCCTGGTGCTGCTGGCCCGCCACCCGGAAGGGCTGACCGGGGACGAGCTGTTGTGCGCGCTGTACGAGGACGAGTCGGTGACGCCGGTGACGCTGCGCGCCGAACTGGCCCGCCTGCGCCGGATACTCGGCCCGGGGCTGCTCGGCTCGCGGCCCTACCGGCTCACGGTGCCGGTCGAGTCGGACGTGGCGGTCGTCGAGCGACGTCTGGAAACCGGCGCGGTCACGGGCGCGGCCATGGCGTACGCCGGCCCGCTGCTGCCCGGTTCCCAGGCACCGGCCGTGGTGCGGCTCAGGCGCCGTCTCGCCGACGGACTCCGTACGGCGTTGATCGCCCGCCGCGACCCCGACCTGCTGGCCGACTGGGCGCACGCGCCATGGGGCGAGGACGACCTCGAAGTATGGCGGGCTCTCGCCATGGTGCGCCCGACGGCGGCGGTGCGGTCGCGGCTGACCGCGCTGGAGTCCGAACTGTCAGCCCTGTCCGCACGGCCCGCACGGCCCGTCTGGGAGCGCCGCCCGCAGCGCTGA
- a CDS encoding transposase codes for MGGVISADDPKWIEPFSGLTESQFTRLVALVRRRGGDVQRGRPWRLQLENRVLLVATYWRTNLTLRQVAPLFGVSKSAADRILDHLAPLLAISPARRPRKDTVYIVDGTLVPTRDRSVAASSKNSRYSTNLQVVIDANSRLVVAIGLPLPGSRNDCRAFTESGVDRACRGAPTIADGGYQGTGLLIPHRKRRGQTHLSPQQEAENAVHRRARARVEHALSRLKNWKILRDCRLKGNGVHQAMLGIARIHSLALTG; via the coding sequence ATGGGTGGGGTGATCTCAGCGGATGATCCGAAGTGGATCGAGCCGTTCTCCGGGCTGACCGAGTCACAGTTCACCAGGCTGGTGGCCCTGGTACGGCGTCGCGGTGGTGACGTTCAGCGCGGCCGTCCCTGGCGGCTGCAGTTGGAGAACCGGGTGTTGCTGGTGGCGACGTACTGGCGCACGAACCTGACGTTGCGGCAGGTGGCGCCGTTGTTCGGGGTCTCGAAGTCTGCGGCCGACCGCATCCTCGATCACCTGGCGCCCCTGCTGGCCATCTCGCCGGCCCGTCGGCCGCGCAAGGACACCGTCTACATCGTCGACGGCACCCTGGTGCCCACCCGTGATCGCAGCGTGGCCGCGTCCAGTAAGAACTCTCGGTACTCGACGAACCTGCAGGTCGTGATCGACGCCAACAGCCGCCTTGTGGTGGCGATCGGCCTGCCGCTGCCCGGCAGCCGCAACGACTGCCGGGCCTTCACGGAGTCCGGCGTCGACCGGGCCTGCCGCGGCGCACCGACCATCGCCGACGGCGGCTATCAGGGCACCGGCCTGCTCATCCCGCACCGCAAACGACGAGGTCAGACGCACCTCAGCCCACAGCAGGAAGCGGAGAACGCCGTCCACCGCCGGGCGCGAGCCCGGGTGGAACACGCCCTGTCGCGATTGAAGAACTGGAAGATCCTGCGGGACTGCCGGCTCAAGGGCAACGGCGTTCACCAAGCCATGCTCGGCATCGCCCGGATCCACAGCCTGGCCCTCACCGGATAA
- the xylB gene encoding xylulokinase: protein MSAAEGPLVVGVDTSTQSTKALVVDASTGQVVASGQAPHTVSSGAGRESDPRQWWDALCEALRQCGDAAHEAAAVSIGGQQHGLVTLDERGEPVRPALLWNDVRSAPQARRLTEELGGAKFWAERTGSVPAASFTVTKWAWLAENEPEAVRATKAVRLPHDYLTERLTGQGTTDRGDASGTGWWASGTESYDDEILARVGLDPALLPRVVRPGEVAGTVRDSHDLPFSKGTLVAPGTGDNAAAALGLGLRPGMPVLSLGTSGTVYAVSKRRPADPTGTVAGFADAHGDWLPLACTLNCTLAVDRLATLLGLDREAVEPTTALTLLPYLDGERTPNLPNASGLLHGLRHDTTAGQLLQAAYDGAVHALLGALDLVLDEDADRSAPLLLIGGGARGTAWQETVRRLSGRPVQVPEAKELVALGAAAQAAGLLTGEDPAAVARRWNTTRGPVLDAVERDEETLTRISGVLSDAAPLLQRGPESH, encoded by the coding sequence ATGTCAGCAGCCGAGGGTCCGCTCGTCGTCGGCGTGGACACGTCCACCCAGTCCACCAAGGCGCTGGTCGTCGACGCGTCGACCGGGCAGGTCGTCGCGAGCGGCCAGGCACCGCACACGGTGTCCTCCGGGGCGGGCCGCGAGAGCGACCCGCGCCAGTGGTGGGACGCCCTGTGCGAGGCGCTGCGCCAGTGCGGCGACGCAGCGCACGAGGCCGCCGCGGTGTCGATCGGCGGGCAGCAGCACGGCCTGGTCACGCTGGACGAGCGGGGCGAGCCGGTACGCCCCGCTCTGCTGTGGAACGACGTACGCTCGGCGCCGCAGGCCCGCCGCCTGACCGAGGAGCTGGGCGGCGCGAAGTTCTGGGCCGAGCGCACCGGCTCCGTCCCGGCCGCCTCCTTCACGGTCACGAAGTGGGCCTGGCTGGCCGAGAACGAGCCGGAGGCCGTCCGGGCCACCAAGGCCGTACGCCTCCCCCACGACTACCTCACCGAACGCCTCACGGGGCAGGGCACCACCGACCGCGGTGACGCCTCCGGTACGGGCTGGTGGGCGTCGGGGACGGAGTCGTACGACGACGAGATCCTCGCGCGCGTGGGGCTCGATCCGGCGCTGCTGCCCCGTGTGGTCCGGCCGGGCGAGGTCGCGGGCACCGTGCGCGACAGCCACGACCTGCCGTTCTCCAAGGGCACCCTGGTCGCCCCCGGCACCGGCGACAACGCCGCCGCCGCGCTGGGCCTCGGGCTGCGTCCCGGCATGCCCGTGCTGAGCCTCGGCACGTCGGGCACGGTGTACGCCGTGTCAAAGCGGCGCCCCGCCGACCCGACCGGCACCGTGGCGGGCTTCGCCGACGCGCACGGCGACTGGCTACCGCTGGCCTGCACCCTGAACTGCACGCTCGCCGTGGATCGCCTCGCGACTCTGCTGGGCCTCGACCGCGAGGCCGTGGAACCGACCACCGCCCTCACGCTCCTGCCCTACCTGGACGGCGAACGCACCCCGAACCTGCCGAACGCCTCCGGTCTCCTGCACGGCCTGCGCCACGACACGACCGCCGGCCAGCTCCTGCAGGCCGCCTACGACGGTGCCGTCCACGCGCTGCTCGGCGCACTGGACCTGGTCCTGGACGAGGACGCGGACCGCTCGGCCCCACTGCTGCTGATCGGCGGCGGCGCCCGTGGCACGGCCTGGCAGGAGACCGTACGGCGGCTGTCGGGGCGCCCGGTGCAGGTCCCCGAGGCCAAGGAACTGGTCGCGCTCGGTGCGGCGGCCCAGGCGGCGGGCCTGCTGACCGGCGAGGATCCGGCCGCGGTCGCCCGACGCTGGAACACCACGCGTGGGCCGGTGCTCGACGCCGTGGAACGGGACGAGGAGACGCTGACCAGGATCAGCGGGGTACTCTCCGACGCGGCCCCGCTGCTTCAGCGGGGCCCCGAATCTCACTGA
- the adh gene encoding aldehyde dehydrogenase, which yields MTRYAAPGTEGAIVSYQARYDHFIGGEYVPPILGQYFENPSPVNGQPFTEIARGTAEDVERALDAAHAAAPAWGRTSVTERADILLKIADRMAANLEQLAVAESWENGKPVRETLAADIPLAIDHFRYFAGAIRAQEGSLGEVDDDTVAYHFHEPLGVVAQIIPWNFPILMATWKLAPALAAGNAVVLKPAEQTPASIHYWLSLVADLLPPGVLNIVNGFGVEAGKPLASSSRVAKVAFTGETTTGRLIMQYASENITPVTLELGGKSPNIFFNDVWGADDDFRDKALEGFTMFALNQGEVCTCPSRALVQRGQYAEFMEAGVARTEQIKTGHPLDTDTMIGAQASNDQLEKILSYLDIGRQEGAKVLTGGERIEHEGELKGGYYVQPTIFEGHNRMRIFQEEIFGPVVSVTSFDDFDDAIKIANDTLYGLGAGVWTRDINTAYRAGRAIQAGRVWTNCYHAYPAHAAFGGYKGSGIGRETHKMMLEHYQQTKNLLVSYSPKKLGFF from the coding sequence ATGACCCGTTACGCGGCACCCGGCACCGAGGGTGCGATCGTCTCCTACCAGGCGCGCTACGACCACTTCATCGGCGGTGAGTACGTGCCGCCGATCCTGGGGCAGTACTTCGAGAACCCGTCGCCGGTGAACGGGCAGCCGTTCACCGAGATCGCGCGGGGCACGGCGGAGGACGTGGAGCGGGCGCTGGACGCGGCGCACGCCGCCGCCCCCGCGTGGGGCCGGACCTCGGTGACCGAGCGCGCCGACATCCTGCTCAAGATCGCCGACCGTATGGCGGCGAACCTGGAGCAGCTGGCGGTCGCCGAGAGCTGGGAGAACGGCAAGCCGGTGCGCGAGACGCTGGCCGCCGACATCCCGCTGGCCATCGACCACTTCCGCTACTTCGCCGGCGCGATCCGCGCCCAGGAGGGCTCGCTCGGCGAGGTCGACGACGACACGGTGGCGTACCACTTCCACGAGCCGCTCGGCGTGGTCGCGCAGATCATCCCGTGGAACTTCCCGATCCTCATGGCCACGTGGAAGCTCGCGCCGGCGCTGGCCGCGGGCAACGCGGTGGTGCTCAAGCCGGCCGAGCAGACCCCGGCGTCCATCCATTACTGGCTCAGCCTGGTCGCCGATCTGCTCCCGCCGGGGGTCCTCAACATCGTCAACGGCTTCGGCGTGGAGGCGGGCAAGCCGCTGGCGTCCAGCTCCAGGGTGGCCAAAGTGGCGTTCACCGGTGAGACGACGACCGGCCGGTTGATCATGCAGTACGCCTCGGAGAACATCACCCCGGTCACGCTCGAACTCGGCGGCAAGTCCCCGAACATCTTCTTCAACGATGTCTGGGGGGCCGACGACGACTTCCGGGACAAGGCGCTCGAGGGCTTCACGATGTTCGCGCTCAACCAGGGCGAGGTGTGCACGTGCCCGTCGCGGGCGCTGGTGCAGCGCGGCCAGTACGCCGAGTTCATGGAGGCGGGGGTCGCCCGCACCGAGCAGATCAAGACCGGCCACCCGCTCGACACGGACACGATGATCGGCGCGCAGGCCTCCAACGACCAGTTGGAGAAAATCCTCTCCTACCTGGACATCGGTCGGCAGGAAGGCGCCAAGGTCCTCACAGGCGGCGAACGCATCGAGCACGAGGGCGAGTTGAAGGGCGGCTACTACGTCCAACCGACCATCTTCGAGGGCCACAACCGCATGCGGATCTTCCAGGAGGAGATCTTCGGACCCGTCGTCTCGGTGACGTCCTTCGACGACTTCGACGACGCCATCAAAATCGCCAACGACACGCTGTACGGCCTCGGTGCGGGCGTTTGGACGCGGGACATCAACACCGCGTACCGCGCGGGCCGCGCCATCCAGGCGGGCCGCGTGTGGACGAACTGCTACCACGCCTACCCGGCGCACGCGGCGTTCGGCGGCTACAAGGGCTCGGGCATCGGACGTGAGACGCACAAGATGATGTTGGAGCACTATCAGCAGACGAAGAACTTGCTCGTCTCGTACTCGCCGAAGAAGCTGGGCTTCTTCTAG
- a CDS encoding acetamidase/formamidase family protein gives MSDPRILTVRPEPGEYAWTFGGAPPVARIAPGTVLDLYTEDCFAGRVRSEKDLVSEVCEFPYLNPQTGPFHIEGAEPGDTVAVHFVSIEPARDWAASTTVPLFGALTSTHTTATLQPPLPETVWIWQLDRARRTALFRAHDSDIEAELPMDPMHGTVGVAPANLEVRSALVPDAHGGNMDTPEMRAGVTCYLGVNVEGALLSLGDGHARQGEGETCGVAVECAMNTVVIVELLKGLATPWPRIESDTHLISTGSARPLEDAFRISQLDLVQWLVRDYGFSELDAYQFATQAVESPLANVCDTNYTCVAKLRKQWLPAHETHRGLHARLREMAATLR, from the coding sequence ATGAGCGACCCCCGGATCCTGACCGTGCGACCCGAGCCGGGCGAATACGCCTGGACGTTCGGTGGCGCACCGCCCGTGGCGCGCATCGCACCCGGCACGGTCCTAGACCTGTACACGGAGGACTGCTTCGCCGGGCGGGTTCGGTCGGAGAAGGACCTGGTGTCGGAGGTGTGCGAGTTCCCCTACCTCAACCCGCAGACCGGTCCCTTCCACATCGAGGGCGCCGAGCCGGGTGACACGGTCGCCGTGCATTTCGTGTCGATCGAACCGGCCCGGGACTGGGCCGCGTCGACCACGGTCCCGTTGTTCGGCGCACTGACCTCCACGCACACCACGGCCACGCTGCAACCGCCGCTCCCGGAGACCGTCTGGATCTGGCAGCTCGACCGGGCACGGCGTACGGCGCTGTTCCGGGCGCACGACAGTGACATCGAGGCCGAGCTGCCCATGGACCCGATGCACGGGACGGTCGGGGTGGCCCCCGCCAATCTGGAGGTTCGCTCGGCCCTGGTGCCCGACGCCCATGGCGGGAACATGGACACGCCCGAGATGCGCGCGGGCGTCACCTGCTATCTCGGGGTGAACGTCGAGGGCGCGCTGCTCAGTCTCGGCGACGGGCACGCCCGGCAGGGCGAGGGCGAGACCTGTGGGGTGGCGGTCGAGTGCGCGATGAACACCGTGGTGATCGTCGAGTTGCTCAAGGGGCTCGCCACGCCCTGGCCGCGCATCGAGTCGGACACGCACCTCATCTCGACGGGCTCGGCCCGGCCGCTGGAGGACGCGTTCCGGATATCCCAGCTCGACCTGGTGCAGTGGCTGGTGCGCGACTACGGGTTCAGTGAGCTGGACGCGTACCAGTTCGCGACCCAGGCCGTCGAGTCGCCCCTGGCCAACGTGTGCGACACCAACTACACGTGCGTGGCCAAGCTCCGCAAGCAGTGGCTGCCCGCACACGAGACGCACCGCGGACTTCATGCGCGGCTGCGGGAGATGGCAGCGACTCTGCGCTGA
- a CDS encoding NAD(P)H-binding protein → MLRYATFDDHDGVDEVVRASDTDWTLVRAVFLADKPVVTPVRAAEAGTDKPGTRINRADLARFLLDTVEQGMWIRKAPVVWNAGR, encoded by the coding sequence GTGCTCCGCTATGCCACCTTCGACGACCACGACGGCGTGGACGAGGTCGTGCGCGCCTCCGACACCGACTGGACCCTCGTCCGGGCTGTCTTCCTCGCCGACAAACCCGTCGTCACCCCGGTGCGGGCCGCCGAGGCCGGGACCGACAAGCCGGGCACGCGGATCAACCGCGCCGACCTCGCCCGCTTCCTCCTGGACACCGTCGAGCAGGGCATGTGGATTCGCAAGGCACCGGTCGTCTGGAACGCGGGACGCTGA
- a CDS encoding N-acetylmuramoyl-L-alanine amidase, with amino-acid sequence MERARPRPSRRRLLQGTALAAVPYVLLPERPAGAHVPAPDYPPAVWRPASTANYTVADRPTTHQVDRVIIHVTQTTYPKTLFVFENPTKKVSAHYVVRSGDGHTSQCVREADIAWHAGDWDNNARSIGIEHEGWVDEPGFFTGVLYEKSALLTAAICEKYGIPKDREHIIGHYEVPGTDHTDPGPYWDWSRYIRLVNSA; translated from the coding sequence TTGGAACGCGCAAGACCACGACCCAGCCGACGGCGCCTTCTCCAAGGCACCGCCCTCGCCGCCGTCCCGTATGTCCTGCTCCCCGAACGACCGGCCGGTGCCCACGTCCCGGCACCTGACTATCCGCCCGCCGTGTGGCGGCCGGCGAGCACCGCCAACTACACGGTGGCGGACCGCCCCACGACCCACCAGGTCGACCGGGTGATCATCCACGTGACACAGACCACCTACCCCAAAACCCTGTTCGTCTTTGAAAACCCCACGAAGAAGGTGTCCGCCCACTACGTCGTGCGATCAGGAGACGGGCACACGTCCCAGTGCGTGCGCGAGGCCGACATCGCCTGGCACGCCGGGGACTGGGACAACAACGCGCGCAGCATCGGCATCGAGCACGAGGGCTGGGTGGACGAACCCGGTTTCTTCACCGGCGTCCTGTACGAGAAGTCGGCGCTGCTGACGGCGGCAATCTGCGAGAAGTACGGCATCCCGAAGGACCGGGAGCACATCATCGGGCACTACGAGGTTCCGGGCACGGACCACACCGATCCCGGTCCGTACTGGGACTGGTCGCGCTACATACGACTGGTCAACTCGGCCTGA